A single genomic interval of Bacillus oleivorans harbors:
- a CDS encoding DJ-1/PfpI family protein, with translation MNIQIVLFDGFDLLDAIAPYEVFTAAAMYSDEAITVKLVSAEGKRMVSSGVNQLKLQASGNLELTCKGIILVPGASGSVDYNGPDSVPVKLKQAAETELSNLLREAIKKPDILLSTVCGGSLILAMAGLLEGRHAVTHHMGMGLLGATNAIPVHARIVEDGNLVTSGGVTSGLDLALYLVERELGPRIAHAVEQLFEYERRGTVWKAVGNTPKASQQEEDISKTASDHAINQTADKVHFQGKWDTIISTPIGKLSVLFDLSSKDGRIVGAARQGEEIVPLENPELEGNQLKWSMKVTKPMRLTLKFNVWIDGNNIYGEAKAGMLPASKLMGHRIS, from the coding sequence ATGAATATTCAAATTGTATTGTTTGATGGATTTGATTTATTAGACGCTATTGCTCCTTACGAAGTGTTTACTGCTGCTGCGATGTACTCAGACGAGGCAATAACCGTGAAACTTGTGTCTGCTGAAGGTAAACGAATGGTGTCAAGTGGAGTAAATCAGCTAAAGCTTCAAGCAAGCGGAAATCTCGAGTTAACCTGTAAAGGAATCATTCTTGTTCCGGGAGCATCTGGTTCTGTTGATTATAATGGACCAGATTCTGTACCAGTAAAATTAAAACAAGCAGCTGAGACAGAATTAAGTAACCTGCTAAGAGAAGCAATTAAGAAACCGGACATCTTGCTTTCCACAGTATGTGGCGGTTCCCTCATTTTAGCAATGGCTGGTTTATTAGAAGGCCGCCATGCGGTTACACATCATATGGGAATGGGACTCTTGGGTGCCACAAATGCTATTCCAGTCCATGCCCGCATCGTTGAGGATGGAAATCTCGTCACTAGTGGCGGCGTTACTTCGGGGCTCGATCTTGCCCTTTACCTAGTTGAACGAGAATTAGGTCCACGTATCGCACATGCGGTGGAACAATTGTTTGAGTATGAACGCAGGGGTACGGTTTGGAAAGCTGTAGGAAATACACCTAAAGCAAGCCAGCAAGAAGAAGATATAAGTAAAACGGCAAGTGACCACGCAATTAATCAAACTGCTGACAAGGTTCATTTTCAAGGGAAATGGGATACCATCATTTCCACTCCCATTGGGAAACTATCCGTTTTATTTGATTTATCATCTAAGGATGGACGAATAGTAGGAGCAGCAAGGCAAGGAGAGGAAATTGTCCCTTTAGAAAATCCCGAACTAGAGGGGAATCAATTAAAATGGTCCATGAAGGTTACGAAACCCATGCGTCTTACATTAAAATTTAACGTTTGGATAGATGGAAACAACATATATGGTGAAGCAAAAGCTGGGATGCTTCCTGCGTCTAAATTAATGGGACATCGTATTTCTTAA
- a CDS encoding DUF2306 domain-containing protein, translated as MKKIIGGTIILISIMWVFHTLSKNFMVDPTFEKFIARKDQILTDKSLWVLMIRIHILLAIIALLTGPLGVIKRIRVKSKKFHRWNGRLYVLSILLNFIPGIYVSFFATGGLPSTIGFLVLNTLWLGTTILGYVNIKRQKIILHSQWMIRSFFFSFANMTIYIIVAITLNVMDFSYGYSYTIAVWLCWPLNLLIAELIIRKKIFL; from the coding sequence ATGAAAAAAATCATTGGGGGAACTATTATACTCATCTCGATCATGTGGGTATTTCATACACTTTCAAAGAATTTTATGGTTGATCCCACTTTCGAAAAATTTATTGCTAGAAAGGATCAAATTCTAACAGATAAATCCCTATGGGTTTTAATGATTCGAATTCATATTTTGCTGGCCATCATTGCGCTTCTCACAGGCCCTTTAGGAGTAATTAAAAGAATACGAGTGAAATCTAAAAAGTTTCACCGTTGGAATGGCCGATTGTATGTCTTGTCTATCCTATTAAACTTCATTCCCGGAATCTATGTCTCATTCTTTGCAACAGGAGGATTGCCAAGTACAATAGGATTTCTTGTTTTAAATACATTATGGCTTGGAACAACGATTCTTGGTTATGTAAATATCAAAAGACAAAAAATAATCTTACATAGTCAATGGATGATTCGAAGCTTCTTTTTTTCCTTTGCGAATATGACTATTTATATAATTGTGGCTATCACACTTAATGTAATGGATTTTTCTTACGGATATTCCTACACGATTGCTGTCTGGTTATGCTGGCCACTAAATCTGCTTATAGCAGAATTAATAATTAGGAAAAAAATATTCTTATAG
- a CDS encoding ABC transporter permease → MSKLMLLELRKLKRKNFISEITTYYVIMAVLPIFFIKVVHPIFGESYDMAIELINLSTQMAYITFAASLINQVIIEEYKNKTITLGFSYPINRQKLFIAKILFIAAMMFVVQMVSFIISGVITFSADAAFGIIKGSPTAEQIYVYFIHAIFYSAATILVGLIPMFYFGIIRRATVTTVIFGIIIMQVLNFTYILQWNEELVLSVLCLLGAVNIFLSVKMIDRVGEAL, encoded by the coding sequence TTGTCTAAATTAATGCTACTCGAACTAAGAAAACTGAAACGAAAAAACTTTATCAGTGAAATAACAACCTATTATGTAATTATGGCCGTACTCCCTATCTTCTTTATAAAAGTAGTCCATCCAATCTTCGGTGAAAGTTATGACATGGCCATAGAACTTATTAATCTCTCAACCCAAATGGCATATATCACATTCGCAGCCTCACTGATCAACCAGGTCATCATTGAGGAGTATAAAAACAAAACAATTACGCTTGGATTCAGCTACCCAATTAATAGACAAAAACTCTTCATCGCTAAAATCCTGTTCATAGCGGCTATGATGTTTGTTGTTCAAATGGTCTCATTTATTATATCGGGGGTAATCACCTTTTCAGCTGATGCAGCTTTTGGCATTATAAAGGGTTCTCCTACCGCAGAGCAGATTTATGTGTATTTTATTCATGCAATCTTCTATTCAGCAGCCACGATACTTGTCGGTTTAATTCCTATGTTTTATTTTGGAATCATCCGCAGAGCAACCGTCACAACCGTTATTTTCGGGATTATCATTATGCAGGTATTAAACTTTACTTATATATTGCAATGGAATGAAGAGTTAGTGTTAAGTGTGCTTTGTTTGCTGGGGGCGGTTAATATTTTCTTGTCAGTGAAGATGATTGATAGGGTTGGGGAGGCTTTATAG
- a CDS encoding ABC transporter ATP-binding protein, which yields MEYIVRTHHLTKRVKGKELVSDINLHIKKGEIYGFLGQNGAGKTTILRLLTTIIKPTSGEIEMFGKKLTENTKDLLKRVGSIIEYPIFYEHLNARENMKLHCEYLGFYDEAAIDLAFDLVHLKNIEDKPVKSFSLGMKQRLGIARAIITKPELIILDEPTNGLDPIGIKEIRDLFKMLNKQYGITFLISSHILGEIEQMADRIGVINEGKLIDEVSIADIHKQKSDYIELVPNNMNHAVYVLEQELQISNFKIVEDNRIRIYDFRLSQSEISKELILHGVDIEEIHKHSSSLEDYFYQQINGGGVLV from the coding sequence ATGGAATATATCGTGAGAACCCATCACTTAACGAAAAGGGTGAAAGGGAAGGAACTGGTATCCGATATTAATCTCCATATTAAAAAGGGAGAGATATACGGATTTTTAGGACAGAATGGAGCAGGGAAAACCACGATTTTACGGCTTTTGACCACTATAATTAAGCCCACGAGCGGCGAAATTGAGATGTTTGGCAAAAAATTGACCGAAAATACAAAGGATCTCTTGAAGAGAGTCGGTAGTATAATTGAATACCCGATTTTTTATGAACATTTAAACGCTAGAGAAAACATGAAGCTGCATTGTGAATATCTAGGCTTCTATGATGAAGCAGCAATTGACCTGGCATTTGATCTCGTTCATTTAAAAAATATCGAAGACAAGCCAGTCAAAAGCTTCTCTCTTGGAATGAAACAGCGCCTCGGCATTGCCAGAGCAATTATCACCAAGCCTGAGCTGATTATTTTAGATGAACCAACGAATGGGCTGGATCCAATCGGGATTAAAGAAATCCGTGATTTATTTAAAATGCTGAACAAGCAATACGGAATTACCTTTCTTATTTCTAGTCACATTTTGGGTGAGATTGAACAAATGGCAGACAGAATTGGAGTTATTAATGAGGGAAAACTGATTGACGAAGTGTCCATTGCTGATATTCACAAGCAAAAGTCTGATTATATTGAACTCGTCCCAAACAATATGAATCACGCAGTCTATGTCCTCGAACAGGAACTACAGATTTCGAATTTTAAAATAGTCGAAGATAACCGGATTCGGATCTATGACTTCCGATTATCACAAAGTGAAATTTCTAAAGAACTAATTCTACACGGTGTCGATATCGAGGAAATTCACAAGCACAGCAGTTCATTAGAGGATTACTTTTATCAACAAATTAATGGAGGTGGAGTTCTTGTCTAA
- a CDS encoding sensor histidine kinase: MEPVFIFIIVILLWIVLVQFNSKRKLKKDLFDIQAKLAEIIDQETSEKLLLQTDYTVIQQFLIQINRLLDYNQKIIADYAKTKLELQKMLANMSHDLKTPLTVILGYVEKLKIDETMSEEERKETVANLYRKTTSVISLINQFFDLVRLESGDSILPLDRVHINEVCRKNVLDFYGLLQAKKLQVEVEIPEEPLYILGNEQALNRVLSNLISNAISYGNDGHVIGITLRESGNNIAVEVWDKGRGISEIDQERVFERLYTLDDARNQAFQGSGLGLSITKRLVEAMRGTIRAESKPYIKTVFTCKFRKISY, translated from the coding sequence ATGGAACCAGTGTTTATCTTTATTATTGTTATTTTACTATGGATCGTTCTAGTTCAATTCAATTCAAAGCGAAAATTAAAAAAGGACCTGTTCGATATTCAGGCGAAGCTCGCGGAAATTATTGATCAGGAGACGAGTGAAAAGCTGCTCTTACAAACCGATTACACTGTTATCCAACAGTTTCTGATTCAGATTAACCGGCTGCTCGATTATAACCAAAAAATCATTGCCGATTATGCAAAAACAAAGCTAGAGCTGCAAAAAATGCTGGCGAATATGTCCCATGATTTGAAGACGCCATTAACAGTGATATTAGGGTATGTCGAAAAATTGAAAATCGATGAGACTATGTCAGAGGAAGAACGGAAAGAGACGGTTGCGAATCTCTATCGGAAAACAACCAGCGTCATCTCTTTAATCAATCAGTTTTTTGACCTCGTCCGGTTAGAATCGGGGGACTCCATTTTGCCGTTAGACCGCGTCCATATCAATGAAGTATGCCGTAAAAATGTCCTCGATTTCTATGGACTGCTGCAAGCGAAAAAGCTTCAGGTCGAAGTTGAGATTCCAGAGGAGCCTTTGTATATTCTCGGAAACGAACAAGCCTTAAACCGGGTCCTAAGTAATTTAATTTCGAATGCCATCTCTTACGGAAACGATGGCCATGTAATCGGAATAACTCTTCGTGAAAGTGGAAATAACATTGCGGTGGAAGTATGGGATAAAGGCAGAGGCATTTCTGAAATCGACCAGGAACGAGTTTTTGAACGCTTATATACCTTAGATGATGCGCGGAACCAAGCATTTCAAGGAAGCGGCCTTGGACTTAGCATTACGAAACGGCTGGTTGAAGCAATGAGAGGGACGATTCGGGCCGAGAGCAAGCCATACATAAAAACTGTGTTTACCTGCAAATTCAGGAAAATCTCTTATTAA
- a CDS encoding response regulator transcription factor, which yields MRHRILLVEDDEEIRVLVQNHLKQEGFTVFTASDGEEAEAVFKREEVELVLLDLMLPKRNGMEFLKIVRDASVVPVLIISAKTSDLDKALGLGFGADDYISKPFSMIELTARVQAAIRRVTQYAPPAEKITENSLQFKDITLDLGTFTASKKGQVIKLTAKEFQILKLFMTNPSRVFTKDQIYKFIWEDDYYGDENVINVHIRRLREKIEDDPSAPKYIQTIWGIGYKIGD from the coding sequence GTGCGACACAGAATACTGTTAGTCGAGGACGATGAGGAAATCCGTGTTCTCGTTCAAAACCATCTAAAGCAAGAAGGCTTCACCGTTTTCACAGCATCCGATGGTGAAGAAGCGGAGGCTGTTTTTAAGCGGGAGGAGGTAGAGTTAGTTCTGCTGGACCTCATGCTCCCGAAGCGGAACGGTATGGAATTCTTAAAGATTGTGAGAGATGCGAGCGTTGTTCCAGTGCTCATTATTTCGGCAAAAACCAGTGATTTGGATAAGGCACTAGGGTTAGGATTTGGCGCGGATGACTATATCAGCAAGCCGTTTTCGATGATTGAACTGACAGCTCGTGTCCAGGCTGCGATTCGCCGTGTAACCCAGTATGCTCCTCCAGCAGAAAAAATCACGGAAAATAGCCTTCAGTTTAAAGATATCACCTTAGATTTAGGCACCTTTACAGCCAGCAAAAAGGGGCAAGTAATCAAGTTGACGGCAAAGGAATTTCAAATATTAAAGCTTTTCATGACCAATCCAAGCCGGGTCTTTACGAAAGATCAAATCTATAAGTTTATCTGGGAAGATGACTATTATGGTGATGAAAATGTGATTAATGTTCATATTCGAAGACTCCGTGAAAAAATAGAAGATGACCCATCGGCTCCCAAGTATATACAAACCATTTGGGGAATCGGCTATAAAATAGGAGATTAA
- a CDS encoding thiamine pyrophosphate-binding protein encodes MRTADAIVKLLIANDVEVVFGVPGDTSMIFHNAFEKHSEQIKYISCRDERHAAYMADTYARVSGKPGIVDVPSGGGLLYALPGLSEATSSSIPIICFSSDVPLSSEDTGALTELKQVELTKSITKWNTQIKLSSKVPQMIRKAFRVATAGRPGAVHISIPEDIHEHDYPFTDEDLSPANQKQLKSAPPLEEVEKVYELLSKSSRPIILAGGGVHLSGAYKELEQIAVNFSIPVGTSINGKGSIDERSPYSIGVIGVNGGTDETNNVVKEADFVLVLGSKLNNVTTVAKRIFSNFPTVVQVDISEDMLDLNIKTDLAIMSDIKSFLNELYLKMINKGHNKLDYTEWNKWHQSVVQEKFESAAKEVEKETNLVNPAKIIDLLDKHTEKNSLFVVDAGTQNPYMAAHFRIKNPGRRVVFDRGHGNLGYALSASIGAQFASPNSKVFSLFGDGSFAMSAGELETVSRLNLPIVFILLQNDSYGWIKKLHQLYYNERYIAVDFKQIDGAKIAEGFGIKSLKISSNEELEAGIKWAIHQNSPVFLDIIIERITDIIPPVTNWRADSKIDAKDREALTY; translated from the coding sequence ATGAGAACAGCCGATGCTATAGTGAAATTGTTAATTGCAAATGATGTAGAAGTAGTGTTTGGTGTACCAGGAGATACAAGTATGATATTTCATAATGCGTTTGAAAAACATAGCGAGCAAATTAAATATATCTCTTGTCGAGATGAACGTCATGCTGCCTATATGGCAGACACATATGCAAGAGTATCCGGAAAACCTGGTATCGTAGATGTACCTAGTGGAGGAGGATTGCTTTATGCTTTACCAGGTTTAAGTGAAGCAACATCTTCATCAATACCTATTATCTGTTTTTCATCAGATGTACCGCTAAGCAGTGAGGATACGGGTGCATTAACAGAGCTTAAACAAGTGGAACTGACAAAGTCTATAACAAAATGGAATACACAGATAAAACTTTCATCTAAAGTTCCTCAAATGATAAGAAAAGCGTTTAGAGTTGCAACGGCTGGAAGACCTGGAGCTGTCCACATTTCAATTCCAGAGGATATTCATGAACATGATTATCCTTTTACAGATGAAGATCTATCCCCTGCCAATCAAAAACAATTAAAAAGTGCTCCTCCTCTAGAAGAAGTTGAAAAAGTATATGAATTATTATCAAAATCTTCAAGGCCGATTATTCTTGCTGGTGGAGGTGTACATTTATCAGGTGCCTATAAAGAACTTGAACAGATTGCAGTTAATTTTTCAATCCCTGTAGGAACTTCTATTAATGGGAAGGGGAGTATTGATGAAAGATCTCCATATTCGATTGGCGTTATCGGTGTAAATGGAGGTACAGATGAAACGAATAACGTGGTAAAGGAAGCAGATTTCGTTTTAGTACTTGGATCGAAATTAAACAATGTAACAACCGTTGCCAAACGAATTTTTAGTAATTTCCCGACTGTTGTTCAAGTGGACATTAGCGAGGATATGCTTGACTTAAATATAAAAACAGATTTAGCCATTATGAGTGACATTAAATCCTTTTTAAATGAACTGTATTTGAAAATGATAAATAAAGGTCACAATAAGTTGGATTACACTGAGTGGAATAAATGGCATCAATCAGTTGTGCAAGAGAAATTTGAATCTGCAGCAAAAGAAGTGGAAAAGGAAACGAATCTTGTTAATCCAGCGAAAATCATTGATCTGTTGGATAAGCATACAGAAAAAAATTCACTGTTTGTTGTTGACGCTGGCACGCAAAATCCATATATGGCAGCCCATTTTAGAATTAAGAATCCTGGAAGAAGAGTTGTATTTGATCGAGGTCACGGGAATTTAGGGTATGCCCTATCCGCATCCATAGGTGCCCAGTTTGCAAGCCCTAATTCGAAAGTATTTTCGTTGTTTGGTGATGGCAGTTTTGCAATGTCTGCAGGGGAGTTGGAAACCGTAAGCAGACTAAATTTGCCAATTGTGTTTATTCTTCTCCAAAACGATAGTTATGGTTGGATTAAGAAGCTTCACCAACTATATTATAATGAACGTTATATTGCCGTTGATTTTAAGCAAATTGATGGTGCGAAAATTGCGGAAGGGTTTGGCATTAAAAGTTTGAAAATCTCTAGCAATGAGGAGTTAGAGGCGGGCATAAAATGGGCCATTCATCAGAATTCACCTGTATTTTTGGATATTATAATAGAACGAATTACAGATATCATTCCTCCAGTAACTAATTGGAGAGCCGATAGTAAGATTGATGCAAAGGATAGAGAGGCTTTAACTTACTAA
- a CDS encoding VOC family protein codes for MYFSFDHIVHYVEDPKKVITVLKEKGIHAVDGGHHQNRPTYNALCHFDLSYIEFISASDKKKLRLMNHPKFSLMESIIKNGFTEGFIRFIVRTHDIQKTAAYFENKGLEVIGPVPLSRVTPDGSVSRWKLLFVGDTNDGPNFPYFIQWDESDNDRIRNLVEKGIIGKHSYRTKFSHITIAVKDLEKTVENWAELFNLQMGGTYIDNKLQAKCRTLFLNGGNIVLSSPMDDGIVSKVLIEHGEKPFKVTLIRDIKKESFELFGGSYQIETQQSIQLLGGT; via the coding sequence ATGTACTTTAGCTTTGACCATATTGTTCATTATGTAGAGGATCCAAAAAAAGTGATTACTGTTCTAAAGGAAAAAGGGATACATGCAGTGGACGGGGGACATCATCAGAACCGTCCTACTTACAATGCATTGTGTCATTTTGATCTAAGTTATATAGAATTTATTTCTGCATCTGACAAGAAAAAATTAAGATTGATGAATCATCCAAAATTTAGCTTAATGGAATCTATTATAAAAAATGGTTTCACGGAAGGATTTATCAGGTTTATTGTTCGAACTCATGACATCCAAAAAACTGCTGCATATTTTGAAAACAAAGGTTTAGAAGTAATAGGACCAGTTCCATTAAGCCGGGTTACTCCTGATGGAAGTGTTAGTAGATGGAAGCTTTTATTCGTAGGAGATACAAATGATGGACCAAATTTTCCATATTTCATTCAGTGGGATGAAAGTGACAACGATAGAATCAGGAATTTGGTGGAAAAAGGTATCATTGGTAAACATTCTTACAGAACAAAATTTTCACATATAACGATTGCAGTTAAAGATCTTGAAAAAACGGTTGAAAATTGGGCTGAATTGTTCAATTTACAAATGGGGGGAACATATATTGATAATAAATTACAAGCAAAATGCCGAACATTATTCCTGAATGGGGGAAATATTGTTTTAAGCAGCCCAATGGATGATGGCATTGTTTCTAAAGTACTAATAGAACATGGGGAAAAGCCATTTAAAGTAACCTTAATAAGAGATATAAAAAAGGAATCGTTTGAACTTTTTGGAGGAAGTTATCAGATTGAAACTCAACAAAGTATTCAACTATTAGGTGGTACCTGA
- a CDS encoding tripartite tricarboxylate transporter permease produces the protein MEVLNVFMSVLQPLNIFFIFVGVAAGIVVGAIPGLTATLAISLLLPFTFMLSPEPALLLLLGIYVGGMYGGAITAILIRAPGTPAAVATSFDGYPLTQKGESGRALGIAATASFLGGCISVIIMIMMSPLISNFALKFSSAEYFALGVFGLTIIFTVTGKSVMKGMISGLLGLLLATVGIDAISPFPRFTFDIPQLVIGLPFLPVVIGLFAVSEVFRMLEKPDSQIKSMPNKINRIRPTIKEMKALKWVFAKSGLIGSFIGALPGAGANIAAFVSYGEAKRSSKNPDEFGKGRIEGVAASEAANSAVVGGALIPALTLGIPGDAVTAVLLGAFIIQGIEPGPLLFQNHLNLIYIIYIGLFIAMIFQLTIGLSSARIISKLAMLKKTVLLPIIAIFSFLGAYAPEASIYHMGVALFFGVIGYFMEKFGYSVAPMALAFILGPIIERSFRTALIRSESGYAIFFSSPISLTLLLATILFFVVIIYRQYKTNKNVLHDEKNELVK, from the coding sequence TTGGAAGTTTTAAATGTATTTATGTCAGTTCTTCAACCTTTAAATATATTTTTTATTTTTGTAGGGGTGGCAGCAGGGATCGTAGTTGGGGCAATTCCGGGATTAACTGCTACATTAGCTATTTCACTGCTACTGCCATTTACATTTATGCTGTCACCTGAACCTGCTCTGTTATTGTTACTTGGGATTTATGTGGGTGGAATGTATGGAGGGGCAATTACTGCAATTTTAATAAGAGCTCCAGGGACTCCTGCAGCTGTTGCAACTTCTTTTGATGGTTACCCTCTAACACAAAAAGGAGAGAGTGGAAGAGCATTAGGTATTGCGGCAACTGCTTCCTTTCTCGGGGGATGTATTAGTGTCATTATCATGATTATGATGTCACCGCTAATTTCAAATTTTGCTTTAAAATTTAGTTCAGCAGAATATTTTGCATTAGGGGTGTTTGGGCTCACCATTATATTCACAGTTACAGGCAAATCTGTAATGAAAGGAATGATCTCCGGGCTTTTAGGATTATTGTTGGCAACGGTAGGAATAGATGCAATCAGTCCTTTTCCGAGATTTACTTTTGACATTCCTCAATTAGTTATTGGCTTACCTTTTCTTCCAGTTGTTATTGGTTTATTTGCAGTATCCGAGGTTTTTAGAATGCTAGAAAAGCCTGATTCACAAATTAAAAGTATGCCTAATAAGATCAATAGAATAAGACCAACCATTAAAGAAATGAAGGCATTAAAGTGGGTATTTGCTAAATCCGGATTAATCGGAAGTTTTATAGGTGCGCTGCCGGGTGCGGGTGCAAATATTGCAGCATTTGTTTCTTATGGTGAAGCAAAGAGGAGTTCGAAAAATCCAGATGAATTTGGAAAAGGAAGGATAGAAGGTGTAGCAGCCTCAGAAGCGGCTAATAGTGCGGTAGTGGGGGGCGCATTAATTCCTGCTCTTACACTCGGTATACCAGGAGATGCTGTTACCGCAGTTTTATTAGGAGCTTTTATTATTCAAGGTATAGAACCAGGACCACTCCTTTTTCAGAATCATTTAAATCTAATTTATATCATCTATATTGGCTTGTTTATTGCCATGATATTTCAATTGACTATCGGTTTATCTTCAGCACGTATAATTTCGAAATTGGCAATGTTAAAGAAAACAGTATTATTGCCTATAATTGCTATTTTTTCCTTTCTTGGAGCATATGCGCCTGAAGCATCTATTTATCACATGGGGGTTGCCTTATTTTTTGGAGTTATTGGTTACTTCATGGAGAAGTTTGGTTACTCCGTAGCTCCTATGGCTTTGGCTTTTATTTTAGGTCCGATAATTGAAAGATCATTTCGTACCGCACTGATTCGCTCAGAAAGTGGATATGCCATATTTTTCTCCAGTCCTATTAGCCTTACATTATTATTAGCTACAATTCTCTTTTTTGTTGTAATTATATATCGACAATATAAGACTAACAAAAATGTTTTGCATGATGAAAAAAACGAATTAGTTAAGTAA
- a CDS encoding tripartite tricarboxylate transporter TctB family protein: MRLNNVIPSTVIILFSIVFFIETFHFPEKTSSSHDVGTAFWPRILIILIIISSIILMIPKKRKENPEKDSKIELSFARILNFIKPLIGIMSFLGFVVLFNTLGFVISVFLLFVILSVIMHQGMNLKKLSIISIQALITVSIAYFLFKSLLNVGLPRGVFFF; this comes from the coding sequence ATGAGATTAAATAATGTTATTCCTAGTACAGTAATTATCCTATTTTCTATAGTATTTTTTATCGAGACATTTCACTTCCCCGAAAAAACCAGCAGCAGCCATGATGTAGGGACAGCTTTTTGGCCGCGAATATTGATCATTCTAATCATTATTTCTTCAATCATATTAATGATCCCTAAAAAAAGAAAAGAAAACCCCGAAAAAGACTCTAAGATCGAACTGAGCTTTGCAAGAATATTAAATTTTATAAAGCCTCTTATAGGAATAATGTCTTTCCTCGGATTTGTTGTCTTATTCAATACACTTGGATTCGTTATCAGTGTTTTTTTGTTATTTGTTATTTTATCAGTCATTATGCATCAGGGTATGAATTTAAAAAAGTTATCGATTATTTCTATTCAAGCATTAATCACAGTCTCAATAGCCTATTTTCTGTTTAAAAGTTTACTGAATGTTGGATTACCTAGAGGAGTATTTTTCTTTTAA
- a CDS encoding tripartite tricarboxylate transporter substrate binding protein yields the protein MFASVVKKFNFFVVVSILFIILAGCNSTSSNSDASDYPTKAIDAIVPWSAGSGSDIAFRGYIQYVSEELGEDINVRNVTGGNGAVGWAESATKPADGYNMSLMTFDILTNEALGTSTTSYKDFELINMFTIQGMLLITHSDYGYQGIEDFLAEGEKKKSSGKQLTIGVNGEFGLWHQAGVLMAEATGLEDAFNFVPFNGSADQNTELLGKHLDAIITSPTASISHIEEGTLVALASLTDERIEAFPDVPTFKELGYDVKYESFRAIAVPKGTPDSILEKLKEAGKKAFDNPEFQEWGTEANIDQRYLNSEESLTYIEELYPTVENAVSKFEIEQ from the coding sequence TTGTTCGCTTCCGTGGTAAAGAAATTCAATTTTTTTGTTGTTGTTTCTATATTATTTATCATTTTAGCAGGCTGTAATTCAACTAGTTCAAATTCAGATGCATCTGATTATCCTACAAAAGCGATAGATGCAATTGTTCCGTGGAGCGCAGGAAGCGGATCAGATATTGCATTCCGTGGTTATATACAATATGTTTCAGAAGAACTTGGAGAAGACATTAATGTAAGAAATGTTACTGGCGGTAATGGTGCCGTTGGTTGGGCTGAGTCTGCTACAAAACCCGCGGACGGCTACAATATGTCATTGATGACTTTTGATATTCTTACAAATGAAGCACTCGGTACAAGTACTACCTCATATAAAGATTTCGAGCTAATTAATATGTTTACCATCCAAGGTATGTTGTTAATTACTCATAGTGATTACGGATACCAAGGAATAGAAGATTTTCTCGCTGAAGGTGAGAAGAAAAAATCATCTGGGAAACAATTAACAATAGGAGTTAACGGTGAATTCGGCCTATGGCACCAAGCGGGAGTGTTAATGGCAGAGGCAACAGGCTTGGAAGATGCATTTAACTTTGTACCATTTAATGGATCTGCTGATCAAAACACAGAATTACTTGGTAAACATCTAGATGCAATTATCACGTCACCTACAGCATCCATCTCTCATATTGAAGAAGGAACCTTAGTTGCTTTAGCTAGCTTAACAGATGAAAGGATTGAAGCATTTCCGGATGTTCCTACGTTTAAGGAGTTAGGATACGATGTTAAGTATGAGAGTTTTAGAGCTATTGCTGTACCAAAGGGAACACCAGATTCTATCCTAGAGAAACTTAAAGAAGCAGGGAAGAAAGCTTTTGATAACCCAGAATTTCAGGAATGGGGTACTGAAGCAAACATTGATCAGCGGTATTTAAATTCAGAAGAGTCATTAACGTATATTGAAGAATTGTATCCAACAGTAGAAAATGCAGTAAGTAAATTTGAAATAGAACAGTAA